taggatgacctactaaaaaagcccataccacatattctatttggatgggcgtgttttcaccacactgtgggttatcttattggacccaacagagatgatgtagttttgaattatgaacataggaaatgtcgtcatcggacgacgaaagtctctcgggggagtgcgactggtgccacaacggtcgaggtctgtgcgacaggcctcacctggacgatgatcggcgcttcagcattaagctcgaggagaccttcgaagttgaaacggtacgcaacgacgacaagtgtttttttcataattaagcatgacttcaactattccaacgtgtaatttcatcttttacaattcgagtatagtttatcccatgccatgcaagacgctatgtcttggagaggatggattttgaagatcatgaaaattttgaaacgaagaaaattcacctaaggacacatcatgatgtggattttgaagtaaatctgtataatgctgagagcgtaacccattttggttgcaaaaattgggaagcattttgcaagatgtatggttttgatgagggtatgcttgtcaccatggatcttggtgatcctggcatcgaccaagacaatatggacatttgggtccttgttgatacgcctccagttctaccgctatgtgagtttctcaaatagttaattattaactaatctatattgtttatttcaaaatagttgacaacttatttccattgacagcttattttgattgttcaaaaaatgtgcggaaaatggtagacaaaacccactacaccgatggctccgagttaacttatcaggagaaaaatcatctggtcggattttgtactgatcttgagaattacaatatctacaatcaaactcctcaatattatggtcaatacgtgccactagtgcacgtgttgaactacggtaactaccatggagataccctggtaagatttcttactattacgacatccgtgcatcttttgcatacttctaaaactagtacatcattgctaactatgaagtattactatgtttttcaacagagaatcccagaggattgtgtgcctcatttgatgtatcagaatggcagccttcaagttttgaacttatatccaggtcatcctacaaatctcaactgtccataccggatttctagaagaagtggagacatgctaatcagagaatggaaaaaatgtatggacagtcgtaaggaggttcttggaagcaaaaggaagcgccgcgcaagaattggagacaggatgatctccattctccataatggagagtcagggtctatattgttttatgctattttaccttaaatagggtattttaggtcctgcctaatactgatgatcatgtgctaagaacaattaagtagggttggttcgatgactatcaggatgatgatcgtatgacttgttattaataacgagtagaagttgtatgatgatgattagtaggacttgttaggattagtattaatttcgacaaactcgctactcgcggtctcgagacttgtaatgttctatctttttttggtcttttgatttcggagactaatatgatgaattgtattcggagactaaaatgatgaattgtattcagagactaatcttctattgtattcgatgaatctgttgttgatgtgtgctgtctatattttgtccaattatacattttgtaacctgtgcaaaaaacagaaaataaaaaaataaaaaaaacctaatattcatactaatggcgcatcacatcatagtgcgccgcGCATCACTAgagagtgcgccattagtatgccgaagttactaatggcgcatccgtttgctgtgcgccattagtatgccaaagcacctgggtatagatggcccctggggaggcatactaatggcgcatgttggtctatactaatggcgcacggcatgatgcgccattagtataccagatactaatgacgcaccagtggtgcgccattagtaaaatatactaatggcgtgctactaatggcgcaccactaatgcgccattaatggccaaattaggtgcgccattagtagcccttttcctagtagtgccccCCTCTTGGCGTGCCCCCTGGTGGCCGAccccctcctctccctcctttatatacgtg
The Aegilops tauschii subsp. strangulata cultivar AL8/78 chromosome 3, Aet v6.0, whole genome shotgun sequence genome window above contains:
- the LOC141020902 gene encoding uncharacterized protein, whose amino-acid sequence is MSSSDDESLSGECDWCHNGRGLCDRPHLDDDRRFSIKLEETFEVETFIPCHARRYVLERMDFEDHENFETKKIHLRTHHDVDFEVNLYNAESVTHFGCKNWEAFCKMYGFDEGMLVTMDLGDPGIDQDNMDIWVLVDTPPVLPLSYFDCSKNVRKMVDKTHYTDGSELTYQEKNHLVGFCTDLENYNIYNQTPQYYGQYVPLVHVLNYGNYHGDTLRIPEDCVPHLMYQNGSLQVLNLYPGHPTNLNCPYRISRRSGDMLIREWKKCMDSRKEVLGSKRKRRARIGDRMISILHNGESGSILFYAILP